One window of Vitis riparia cultivar Riparia Gloire de Montpellier isolate 1030 chromosome 5, EGFV_Vit.rip_1.0, whole genome shotgun sequence genomic DNA carries:
- the LOC117914620 gene encoding prostatic spermine-binding protein, translating to MKIMDEEREFEEEKEIRVLNGKMNGDGVDDEDDGGEEAEKNNVVEEGEEEDGDEDDDDDDDDDDDDDDDDEDDDDDVQEVLQSSGGPPVQSVDDDEDEDEGDEEEDEDGEGDGDDDDDDDDEEDEENEEEEDMGTEYLVRPVGRAEDEEDASDFEPEENGEEEDFEDDDEDDDEGSGKKVEAPAKRKRSDKDDSGDDDGGEDDERPSKR from the exons atgaagATCATGGATGAAGAGAGGGAATTCGAGGAGGAGAAggaaattagggttttgaatgGGAAGATGAATGGAGATGGGGTAGACGACGAAGACGACGGCGGGGAGGAGGCTGAGAAAAACAACGTCGTGGAAGAGGGCGAGGAGGAAGATGGTGATGAGGAcgatgacgatgatgatgacgacgacgacgatgacgacgacgacgatgaggatgatgatgatgatgtgcAGGAGGTTCTTCAGTCGTCCGGTGGTCCTCCGGTTCAATCGGTAGACGACGACGAAGATGAGGACGAGGGCGATGAGGAGGAAGATGAAGATGGCGAGGGTGATGGTGAtgacgacgacgacgacgacgatGAAGAAGACGAGGAAAACGAAGAAGAGGAG GACATGGGAACTGAATACCTAGTCCGACCAGTAGGTCGTGCTGAAGATGAGGAAGATGCAAGTGATTTTGAACCAGAAGAGAATGGCGAGGAGGAAGATTTTGAGGATGATgacgaggatgatgatgaaggCAGTGGGAAGAAGGTTGAGGCTCCAGCAAAGAGGAAGAGGTCAGATAAGGATGATTCTGGCGATGATGATGGTGGAGAGGATGATGAGAGACCATCCAAGCGATAG